The Tistrella mobilis genome window below encodes:
- a CDS encoding AraC family transcriptional regulator gives MISPHHFGTITSGAIDGLTSIIRSKGGRPEEVYARIGLPADPGDTEVLPLASFTATLEAAAADTGSTTFGLDYGRVFDIRRLGGVGEVFHCDLTVGGALEKFCRYLPTAQDNTRVRLEVAGDLARLSYEIEDPTVHERVQDANFTLALQHHVVAWLAGPRFRASRVEFRHQPQGDAPDYRHHFDCPVRFGARENALLFPAHWLDAAIPTADPGRCRRVEDDLARRMARHTARIDFTAGIEAWMVEALHRGTPIELPYLAADLGMSPRTLQRKLDAVGVAFADLRNRVRLRLARAMLTGTRMPVTQIALHLGYSETSAFTRAFKAMTGQSPAAFRAA, from the coding sequence ATGATCTCGCCCCATCACTTCGGCACCATCACCTCGGGCGCCATTGACGGACTGACCTCGATCATCAGGTCGAAAGGCGGCAGGCCCGAAGAGGTCTATGCCCGGATCGGCCTGCCGGCCGATCCGGGCGACACCGAGGTTCTGCCGCTCGCCAGTTTCACCGCGACGCTGGAAGCCGCAGCCGCCGATACCGGCTCCACCACCTTCGGGCTCGATTACGGCCGGGTCTTCGACATCCGCCGGCTGGGTGGGGTGGGAGAGGTTTTCCACTGCGATCTGACCGTCGGCGGCGCGCTGGAAAAGTTCTGCCGCTATCTGCCCACCGCCCAGGACAACACCCGGGTCCGGCTTGAGGTTGCGGGCGATCTTGCCCGGCTGTCCTACGAGATCGAGGATCCGACGGTGCATGAACGGGTTCAGGACGCCAATTTCACCCTGGCGCTGCAACATCATGTGGTGGCCTGGCTGGCCGGGCCGCGCTTCCGGGCAAGCCGGGTGGAGTTCCGCCATCAGCCCCAGGGCGATGCGCCCGACTATCGCCACCATTTCGACTGCCCGGTCCGCTTCGGTGCGCGGGAGAACGCGCTGCTCTTTCCCGCCCACTGGCTGGATGCCGCAATCCCGACCGCCGATCCCGGCCGCTGCCGGCGGGTGGAAGACGATCTTGCCCGCCGGATGGCCCGGCACACCGCCCGCATCGATTTCACCGCCGGCATCGAGGCCTGGATGGTCGAGGCGCTGCATCGCGGCACGCCGATCGAACTGCCGTACCTCGCCGCCGATCTGGGCATGAGCCCGCGCACCCTGCAACGCAAGCTCGATGCCGTGGGTGTGGCCTTCGCCGATCTCCGCAACCGGGTCCGGCTGCGCCTTGCCCGGGCCATGCTGACCGGAACCCGCATGCCGGTCACCCAGATCGCACTGCATCTGGGCTATAGCGAAACCAGTGCCTTCACCCGCGCCTTCAAGGCCAT